The Zonotrichia albicollis isolate bZonAlb1 chromosome 9, bZonAlb1.hap1, whole genome shotgun sequence genome has a window encoding:
- the LOC102068958 gene encoding ovocalyxin-32-like has product MPGLRASPPALLLLLALALPRGSLTVQQLEPGSRSAAAAARVALQYRNFQAGSLGGLRALGQVRKATLKNIPESGHKYYLQFSTEDYRTGEDAGNCLATVLFPKKKSRPVVSIKCSHTKDQKEIQEEDNKFYQRIRHQSKPITASNIPDSYGNMEPALEPVWALAVAGSSSIMWEKSTETLGYFLAQVKSVRQWMRKDDFIEFDYTVLLHEMPTQEIISCHMRLTWLPGQPLKVKHFCAPEGHGAEQGSGAESGSAAGPAAEKGASF; this is encoded by the exons ATGCCGGGGCTCCGCGCCTCCCCGCCCgccttgctgctgctcctggcgcTCGCCTTGCCCCGGGGCAGCCTCACcgtgcagcagctggagcccgGCAGCCGCtcggccgcggcggcggcgcgggtgGCCCTGCAGTACCGCAACTTCCAGGCGGGATCCCTCGGCGGGCTCCGGGCGCTCGGGCAGGTCCGCAAGGCTACGCTGAAG AACATCCCAGAGTCTGGCCACAAGTAttacctgcagttcagcactgAGGACTACAGGACTGGG GAAGATGCTGGGAACTGCCTGGCCACGGTGCTCTTTCCAAAGAAAAAGTCTCGTCCTGTTGTCAGCATCAAGTGCTCCCACACCAAAGACCAGAAGGAAATCCAGGAGGAGGACAACAAATTTTACCAAAGGATCAGGCACCAAAGCAAGCCAATAACTGCAAGCAACATTCCAG ACAGCTATGGCAACATGGAGCCTGCCCTGGAGCCAGTGTGGGCTctggctgtggctggcagcagctccatcatGTGGGAAAAGTCCACGGAGACCTTGGGATACTTCCTGGCCCAAGTGAAGTCCGTGAGGCAGTGG ATGAGGAAAGACGATTTTATTGAGTTTGACTACACGGTGCTCCTGCATGAAATGCCAACCCAG GAAATCATCTCCTGCCACATGCGCCTGACGTGGCTGCCCGGGCAGCCCCTGAAGGTGAAACATTTCTGTGCTCCCGAGGGCCACGGGGCCGAGCAGGGATCTGGGGCAGAGTCAGGATCAGCTGCTGGGCCTGCAGCTGAGAAGGGAGCCAGCTTTTGA